The following is a genomic window from Collimonas fungivorans Ter331.
ATAGATGGTGCCGGTGATCGCTAGCACGATCAGGAACGGCATCACGAACAGGCCGGCATAAAAATGCCAGCGCCACAGGATGCGGTAATTGCGCGACGAAACTGAGCTTGTCTCATCAGGCGCGTTTTGCTGAATTGTCTGCATGATTGTTCCTTGCTAAAATTTTTGCAGCGGTCACAAACTGACTTTGGCTTCCAGGTAGAAGGTCCGGCCTGGATAGGGGTAGTAGACGTAGTAGCGCTTGTCGGTCAGGTTGTCGATGCCGATTCCCAGTTCCGTGTTCCTGGTCGGCTTGAAGGTCAGCTTGGTGTCGAACACCAGGAAAGAGCTGGTGCCGCCGAAGGTGTCGGGATTGGTGTCGGTATTGGTCAGCGTGTTGTACTGCCGCCCCGAATAACGCCCGGCCAGCATTACGGTGGCCTGGTCGTTGACGTGATAGCTGCCGACCAGGTTGCTGCGCCACTGGGGGATGCGATAGAAGTTCTTGCCGACGGTCGCCGGGTTCTTGCTGTTTTCCAGGATGATCGACCTGGTGTAGCCGACGCTGGCGCTCAGGTCCAGTCCGCGCAGGAACACATCTTCGCCGGAATAGCTGAGCTCGATCCCGCGCGAACGCACCCGGTCGATGTTCTGGATGCTGGTGATGTTGGGGAACACCGTGGTGTTGGTCTGGCTGAACAAGGTGTTCTTCACATCGTCTTCAAACAGCGACATGCGCAGCATGCCGTTGAATTGCGACCATTCGGCGCTGAGTTCTTTCGCCAGGTCGTTTTCCGGTTTCAGGTTGGGATCGTTGTTGACCAGCGTCGAGCCGGTCAGGCTGCCCTGGAACAGTTCGCTGACGGTCGGGAAACGATAGGCGCGGCCGGTGGAAAAGCGCAATGTCAGGTCGGAAGTCGCCTGGTAGGACAGCGCCGCCTTCGGTGACCAATAGGACAGGCTTCGATTGTCGTAACGCTGGGCGGCGGCGCTGGTGGCGCGGGCGCCGTCGTAGGCGCGCCAGTCTTCGTAACGCAGGCCATAGGTCAGTTTCCACAACTGGCTCAATTGCCAGGCGTCCTGCGCAAACAGGGCCTGGGTTTCGGTCTTGCCGGCGAAAGCGTTGTTGAAACTGCCGCCATCGTTGCTGCGCCAGTTGCCCAGGTTGTAGGTGGTGTTTTCCAGGAAATAATTATCGTAGTGATAGCCCAGGGTCGGCCAATGGCTGCCGGCGGCGAGGGTTGCCGGTTTGTAGTCGGCTGCCAGATCCAGGGTTTTCCAGCCGGAGCCGTTGCCGTAGGTGGCGACACCGCTCAGGTTGCTGGCCAGCCCGCTGCTGGCGGAACGGGAGATGCTTTTCGATACGTCGAAATAGGATGCGATCGCCGAGTAGTTCCAGCCGCTGGCATGGCGGGTTTTCAGCGTCAGGCCGTACAGCTGGTTCTCGCTTTCGCTGGCCGCCGGTGCAAAGAACGAGACCGGCAGGTTGTACTGGTAGCCGCCGATATTGACCAGGCCCGAATACACCGGATTGCCGTTGGCGTCGCGCAGGAAGGTCTGGGTGCTGTTGCTCACCTGCTGGCGCCAGTAGCCGAAGGTAAAGCCGGCTTGCAAGGTCGGCGTGATGTCGTAGGCGGCCTTGAACTTGAACTGGTCCTGCACCGCGCGCTCGGCGCCTTCGGCATTGACGCCGAAGATGGTGGCGGGGGCGCCGTTCGGATCGGTATATTGATAGGCGCCGGTCACCGGGATCGCGGCAGCGGTCGCCGCTTGCCTGGAGCGCGGCTGGCTGGCGTACACAAACGGCTGGCCGGCGTTGCTGAGATGGTCGATGCCGAGCAGGAAGGACAGGTCGCCGACCTTGTTGCCGATCGCCGCCGTGCTCTTGTTGCCGTCGAAATGGCCGTCGACGCCGAACAGGCTGAACTGCTGGCTGAATACCTGGGCCTTGAACATCGCTTCCAGCCTGGTCGGCATCTTGGTGGTGATCGCGACTGTCGCTCCCATCGAATTGCCGGGGTAGAGGGCGGAGAAGGGGCCGTAGACCACATCCACTTGCGCGATGTCTTCCGGGAAAACCATGGACCAGCGCGGCGGGAAGCTGTGGGTATTGCCGAGGAAATTGCTGAGCAGCAGGCCGTCGGCGTACACCAGGCCGCGCGCGGTCTGCGAAGTGCCGTTGCCGCGCACCGATATGGTGGCGTTTTCATCGCCGATGAAACGCTTGCGGATCGCCATGTTAGGCATGTACTTCAAGGCGTCTTCGGTATTGATGACGTTGAGGTTTTCCAGTTGCGCGGCGGTGATCCGTTCGCTGCTGGCGGGCAGGTTGGGATCGAGCACGCGCTTTTCCCGGGTTCCCGTGACAAACACCTCGGGCACTGCATGGATATCTTCATCCGTCGCCCATGCGCTTTGCGAGAGCATGGGTAGGGCCAGCATGACGGCCAAGGACGAGGTCTGGCGTAAAAAAGACGGCAACTGATGCGGCAACGACAGATAGCGGCGCGATGAAACATTCTTAGTTTGCGCGAGCAAATCAAGCATAAAAAATTTCCCCTGGACAGACGATAATCGTCCCCGGATGGCAAGTGCGACCGGGGATAAGCGGCGCGTGAAGTCAGCCTTCAAGCGCCGGCAATGACAATCAGGAGAGAGCCGAGGGTGGATCTAGCGGATGAGTCTGCCCGCGGAACGGGCGTGGCGGGATGTAGTCGTAAAGCAGCGGGACGGCGTGGGCGACGCTGGCCGCGACGTTGGACAGCAGCCCGAAAGCAGCTGTCGGCGGCGGACTGTTGGCCAGCAAAGTACAGTAGCCACAAGCATTCCAGTGATCGGCGTGCGGCGCCGAAGATTTGCCGCTGTCGCCCGGATCTGCACTGACCAGTCCGGCCGCGGTGCAGATCTCGCCGTGTATTTCTCCGTATCGCTGTATCGCCCCCGCCGCCTTGAGCGACTGCGAAACCGTCGGCATGAGGATGCCCAGCCAGATGGCGAACAGGCAAGCCCAGACCACAAGTTTTTGACGGCGGATACGTAACATGGATGACTTACGGAGATGTAAGCATTGCGAAGACAGGATGAAACGCGCCAATTATATATGACGATGAGTGCCGTACAAAACCGTTATGCCAGATGATGTGTTTGTATTAACGACTGGCGCTGCCCGGTTTCAGGCGGGCTGCGCCGCCGGCTGATCGGCCTGCACCGCGCTGGCCGCCGCCTGCTGCGCCTGCTTCATTTCGCTCAGCAGGCAATGCAGCATCTCGCTCGACAGACCGTGCAACACCAGGCGATAGCCGGCGCCCAGGGTCGACATCGGCACCAGCGGATGCTTGTTGTTCAGCAGCAGCAAATGCTGCGGCGTGTTGAGTATGGTGGCCGCATACACCCCCATGGTTTCATCCAGCTGCAGCGAGTTGGCGGCGCGCCAGAAATCGTTATCGGTCAGGAACAGCTGGTAGACCGGGGTGAAAATCTCGATGGCGGTCTGCAGGTCGATGAAATTGAGCGCGCGCTGCGGCATGGCGTCCAGCGCCAGCGGCGGCTCGCTGATCATGCTGAAGTCGACATCCTGCACCGCTGCCAGGGTTTTGCCTTCGGCGCGCAGCTGCTGGTTGAGCCGGATCACGAAATTGAACAGGTTCAGGTCATGCTTGAGGAACAGTTCGTCCCCCAGGTCGTCTATCGTCAGCGGCTTGAGCGGAGACAGGGCGACGCTGACCGGCGCGTTGCGCTCGATGAATTCGATGATCTGGGCGCCAAGGTGGAAGTGGCGCAGGATCAGCCAGTTGGCCTCGGGCGAGACGAATCCC
Proteins encoded in this region:
- a CDS encoding DUF6999 family protein — its product is MQSDDFLQRAHDPRDPNPWLALYLDGSTPLPDPVKSAWLHDLASPSRQYLLPFVRPLARLMIILIQILKTILPKRWSASKTLHRLLVWGLKGFVSPEANWLILRHFHLGAQIIEFIERNAPVSVALSPLKPLTIDDLGDELFLKHDLNLFNFVIRLNQQLRAEGKTLAAVQDVDFSMISEPPLALDAMPQRALNFIDLQTAIEIFTPVYQLFLTDNDFWRAANSLQLDETMGVYAATILNTPQHLLLLNNKHPLVPMSTLGAGYRLVLHGLSSEMLHCLLSEMKQAQQAAASAVQADQPAAQPA
- a CDS encoding TonB-dependent receptor, producing the protein MLDLLAQTKNVSSRRYLSLPHQLPSFLRQTSSLAVMLALPMLSQSAWATDEDIHAVPEVFVTGTREKRVLDPNLPASSERITAAQLENLNVINTEDALKYMPNMAIRKRFIGDENATISVRGNGTSQTARGLVYADGLLLSNFLGNTHSFPPRWSMVFPEDIAQVDVVYGPFSALYPGNSMGATVAITTKMPTRLEAMFKAQVFSQQFSLFGVDGHFDGNKSTAAIGNKVGDLSFLLGIDHLSNAGQPFVYASQPRSRQAATAAAIPVTGAYQYTDPNGAPATIFGVNAEGAERAVQDQFKFKAAYDITPTLQAGFTFGYWRQQVSNSTQTFLRDANGNPVYSGLVNIGGYQYNLPVSFFAPAASESENQLYGLTLKTRHASGWNYSAIASYFDVSKSISRSASSGLASNLSGVATYGNGSGWKTLDLAADYKPATLAAGSHWPTLGYHYDNYFLENTTYNLGNWRSNDGGSFNNAFAGKTETQALFAQDAWQLSQLWKLTYGLRYEDWRAYDGARATSAAAQRYDNRSLSYWSPKAALSYQATSDLTLRFSTGRAYRFPTVSELFQGSLTGSTLVNNDPNLKPENDLAKELSAEWSQFNGMLRMSLFEDDVKNTLFSQTNTTVFPNITSIQNIDRVRSRGIELSYSGEDVFLRGLDLSASVGYTRSIILENSKNPATVGKNFYRIPQWRSNLVGSYHVNDQATVMLAGRYSGRQYNTLTNTDTNPDTFGGTSSFLVFDTKLTFKPTRNTELGIGIDNLTDKRYYVYYPYPGRTFYLEAKVSL
- a CDS encoding DUF2946 domain-containing protein; this translates as MLRIRRQKLVVWACLFAIWLGILMPTVSQSLKAAGAIQRYGEIHGEICTAAGLVSADPGDSGKSSAPHADHWNACGYCTLLANSPPPTAAFGLLSNVAASVAHAVPLLYDYIPPRPFRGQTHPLDPPSALS